In Verrucomicrobiia bacterium, a single window of DNA contains:
- a CDS encoding DUF1080 domain-containing protein: protein MKKLLAAMRHLGGGWLCLPALLVLMGCGPEAVEVFNGRDLSTWREPRGRWQVVRAVKLSPTDPKQFVFEEGEDVLVNGRNERTSDLLSVMEHGDVAAHIEFCVPKNSNSGVYFMGRYEVQILDSWGVKEPKHSDCGGIYERWKDNRGYEGHAPRVNASKPPGEWQTFEVIFRAPRFDASGKKVQNARFVKVVHNGVVVHENVEVTGPTRAATFEHVPEQPKGPLMLQGDHGPVAFRKITLKPLQLD from the coding sequence ATGAAAAAGCTACTGGCGGCCATGAGGCATCTGGGGGGCGGCTGGCTATGCCTGCCGGCCCTGCTGGTTTTAATGGGTTGCGGCCCGGAGGCGGTGGAGGTGTTCAACGGGCGCGATCTATCCACCTGGCGCGAGCCGCGCGGGCGGTGGCAGGTGGTGCGCGCGGTCAAGCTGTCGCCAACGGATCCCAAACAATTTGTCTTTGAAGAAGGAGAGGACGTGCTGGTCAACGGCCGCAACGAGCGCACGAGTGATCTGCTGAGTGTGATGGAGCATGGGGATGTGGCGGCGCACATTGAGTTTTGCGTGCCGAAGAACTCCAACAGCGGCGTTTATTTCATGGGCCGGTACGAGGTGCAGATTTTGGACAGTTGGGGCGTGAAGGAGCCGAAGCACTCGGACTGCGGCGGCATTTACGAGCGTTGGAAGGACAACCGGGGTTACGAGGGCCATGCGCCACGCGTGAACGCCAGCAAGCCGCCGGGGGAGTGGCAGACGTTTGAGGTGATTTTCCGGGCGCCGCGCTTTGACGCCTCCGGCAAGAAGGTGCAGAACGCCCGTTTTGTCAAAGTGGTGCACAACGGGGTGGTGGTGCATGAGAATGTGGAGGTGACCGGCCCCACGCGGGCGGCCACGTTTGAGCATGTGCCGGAGCAGCCCAAAGGCCCGCTGATGCTGCAAGGGGATCACGGCCCGGTGGCCTTTCGGAAGATCACCCTCAAGCCCCTGCAACTCGATTAA
- a CDS encoding MFS transporter has translation MHPPASREVRRLRDLSPQQWRSGIAAWLGWFFDGLDMHLFTLVATPFVMALVHAATPDVPEVKEKGSYIQAAFMVGWALGGGLFGRVGDLLGRSRALCLTILTYALFTGLSAVAQTWWHLMIFRFISALGIGGEWAVGSALLAETWPKRWRPWIAAVLQTGVNLGVLLACLTAFLMKGLNPRWVFLVGVLPAFIVLWIRRHVPEPEEWASARQSARAQQERTPGVRDLFRGGVRRVTLLTIVVCATGLSGWWAFMFWQQHHVMNLAQLRDWTMEAKRGLVAQTFFWIIGISILGNFVAGALARRLGYRRAIALMSAGFVATFIGAFGREWDYRWLTGFWLPAIGFWSGLFGLYTMFLPPLFPTLLRTTGAGFCYNIGRLVSAGAIIVFGAQTATADFRVTLLAVGMLFLAPMIVTLFLHEPADEQPPAGETAAH, from the coding sequence GTGCATCCTCCGGCTTCCAGGGAAGTGCGGCGGCTGCGGGATCTCTCGCCCCAGCAGTGGCGGAGCGGCATTGCCGCATGGCTGGGGTGGTTTTTTGACGGGCTGGACATGCACCTGTTCACGCTGGTGGCCACGCCCTTTGTGATGGCCCTGGTGCATGCTGCCACGCCGGATGTGCCGGAGGTGAAGGAAAAAGGCTCGTACATTCAGGCGGCCTTCATGGTGGGCTGGGCGCTGGGCGGGGGGTTGTTTGGGCGGGTGGGCGATTTGCTGGGCCGCAGCCGCGCCCTGTGTCTGACCATTCTGACGTATGCCCTGTTCACCGGCCTTTCGGCGGTGGCGCAGACGTGGTGGCACCTGATGATTTTTCGCTTCATCTCGGCGCTGGGCATTGGGGGGGAATGGGCGGTAGGTTCGGCGCTGCTGGCGGAGACATGGCCCAAACGCTGGCGGCCGTGGATTGCAGCGGTGCTGCAGACGGGGGTGAATCTGGGGGTGTTGCTGGCGTGCCTGACGGCCTTTCTGATGAAGGGGCTGAATCCGCGGTGGGTGTTTCTGGTGGGGGTGTTGCCGGCGTTTATTGTGTTGTGGATACGCCGCCATGTGCCGGAGCCGGAGGAATGGGCATCTGCCCGCCAGAGCGCCCGGGCCCAGCAGGAAAGGACGCCCGGGGTGCGCGATTTGTTTCGGGGCGGGGTGCGGCGCGTCACGCTGCTGACCATCGTGGTGTGCGCCACCGGTCTTTCCGGGTGGTGGGCCTTCATGTTCTGGCAGCAGCATCATGTGATGAATCTGGCGCAGTTGCGGGACTGGACGATGGAGGCCAAACGCGGGCTGGTGGCGCAAACGTTCTTCTGGATCATCGGCATTTCCATCCTGGGCAATTTTGTGGCGGGCGCGCTGGCCCGGCGGCTGGGCTACCGGCGGGCCATTGCGCTGATGAGCGCCGGCTTTGTGGCCACGTTCATCGGGGCCTTTGGGCGGGAATGGGATTACCGCTGGCTGACGGGTTTCTGGCTGCCGGCGATTGGTTTTTGGAGCGGGTTGTTCGGGTTGTACACCATGTTTTTGCCGCCGTTGTTTCCCACCCTGCTGCGGACCACGGGGGCGGGTTTTTGCTACAACATCGGCCGGCTGGTCAGCGCGGGGGCCATCATTGTATTTGGCGCGCAAACCGCGACGGCAGATTTTCGCGTGACGCTGCTGGCGGTGGGGATGCTGTTTCTGGCTCCGATGATCGTCACTTTATTCCTGCACGAGCCGGCCGATGAACAGCCGCCGGCCGGGGAAACCGCAGCCCATTGA
- a CDS encoding glutamate-5-semialdehyde dehydrogenase has translation MTLQEQMTQLARQARAAARELATWSTAQKNECLLAMAEALERHAGELQAANAEDCQAAQAAGLSAAMLDRLKLDEKRIAAMARGLREVAALPDPVGRVLDERVRPNGLRLRKVSTPIGVIVIIYEARPNVTADAAGLCFKSGNATILRGGKEAMRSNQLIARLMVEAARARVPAFPEHAIQVVATPEREAIPALLSLTQYVDLCMPRGGEGLIRAVTECSKVPVIKHYKGVCHVFVERAADLDMAEKIVVNAKCQRPAVCNAMETLLVDRPLAEKFLPRIAAVLAAKKVELRCDAESRQILSEHPPAQTSAWKIRPATEQDFYTEYNDLILNVRVVNGVQEAIAHIAQYGSAHSDAIVTQDEAAAQAFLAGVDSAAVYWNASTRFTDGGEFGMGAEIGISTDKVGARGPMGLEELTSYKWLGYGSGQLRT, from the coding sequence ATGACGTTGCAGGAACAGATGACGCAACTGGCGCGGCAGGCCCGGGCGGCCGCGCGGGAGCTGGCCACATGGAGCACGGCGCAGAAGAACGAGTGCCTGCTGGCCATGGCCGAGGCGCTGGAGCGGCACGCCGGCGAGCTGCAGGCGGCTAATGCGGAAGATTGCCAGGCGGCGCAGGCGGCTGGTTTGTCCGCCGCGATGCTGGATCGTTTGAAACTGGACGAGAAACGCATAGCGGCGATGGCGCGGGGATTGCGCGAGGTGGCCGCGCTGCCCGATCCGGTGGGGCGGGTGCTGGATGAGCGCGTGCGGCCCAACGGGCTGCGGTTGCGCAAGGTTTCCACGCCCATCGGCGTCATTGTCATCATTTATGAGGCCCGCCCCAATGTCACCGCCGATGCCGCCGGACTCTGCTTCAAGTCCGGCAACGCCACCATTCTGCGCGGCGGCAAGGAGGCCATGCGCTCGAATCAACTCATCGCCCGCCTCATGGTGGAGGCGGCGCGGGCGCGGGTGCCGGCTTTTCCCGAACATGCCATTCAGGTGGTGGCCACCCCCGAGCGCGAGGCCATCCCGGCGCTGCTTTCCCTCACGCAATACGTGGACTTGTGCATGCCGCGCGGGGGCGAGGGTCTCATCCGGGCCGTGACCGAGTGCAGCAAAGTGCCGGTCATTAAACACTACAAGGGCGTGTGCCATGTCTTTGTGGAGCGCGCGGCGGATTTGGACATGGCGGAGAAGATTGTCGTCAACGCCAAGTGCCAGCGTCCGGCCGTCTGCAACGCCATGGAGACCCTGCTGGTGGACCGGCCGCTGGCGGAGAAGTTTCTGCCGCGGATTGCCGCCGTGCTGGCCGCCAAAAAGGTGGAGCTGCGCTGCGACGCCGAGAGCCGGCAGATTCTTTCGGAGCATCCCCCGGCGCAGACCAGCGCGTGGAAAATCCGCCCGGCCACGGAGCAGGATTTTTACACCGAGTACAATGATTTGATTTTGAACGTGCGGGTGGTCAACGGCGTGCAGGAGGCCATCGCCCACATCGCCCAATATGGCTCGGCGCACAGCGATGCCATCGTCACGCAGGACGAGGCGGCCGCGCAGGCCTTTCTGGCGGGGGTGGACAGCGCGGCGGTGTATTGGAATGCGTCCACCCGCTTTACCGACGGGGGCGAATTTGGCATGGGGGCGGAGATTGGCATCAGCACGGACAAGGTGGGCGCGCGCGGCCCGATGGGGCTGGAGGAGCTGACCAGTTACAAGTGGCTGGGCTACGGCTCCGGCCAGTTGCGGACCTGA
- a CDS encoding MarC family protein codes for MNLGEYILLSTSSLFVIMDPIALVPVFLAMTPKDSPARRVYFARLACLVSAGVLITFALVGQWIFKFLGITLPAFQMAACVVLLLVALDMLQAKPTSTRESPEETEAGAAKEDIAITPLAVPLLAGPGAISTTLLLQSKAATVTHKIALLGCIVVVCVASYVILRVAARGGKWISPIAMKIATRLMGLLLAAIAFQFLLNALMELHKSGYF; via the coding sequence ATGAATTTGGGCGAATACATCCTGTTGTCCACCAGCTCGCTGTTTGTGATCATGGATCCCATTGCGTTGGTGCCGGTGTTTCTGGCCATGACGCCGAAGGATTCACCGGCGCGGCGCGTTTATTTTGCGCGGCTGGCCTGTCTGGTTTCGGCGGGGGTGCTGATCACCTTTGCGCTGGTGGGGCAGTGGATTTTCAAGTTTCTGGGCATCACGCTGCCGGCCTTCCAGATGGCCGCCTGTGTGGTGCTGCTGCTGGTGGCGCTGGACATGCTGCAGGCCAAACCCACCTCCACCCGCGAAAGCCCGGAGGAAACCGAGGCGGGGGCGGCCAAGGAGGATATTGCAATTACGCCGCTGGCCGTGCCTTTGCTGGCGGGGCCGGGGGCCATTTCCACCACGTTGCTGCTGCAGAGCAAGGCCGCGACGGTCACGCATAAGATTGCGCTGCTGGGCTGCATCGTGGTGGTGTGCGTGGCCAGTTACGTCATTTTGCGCGTGGCGGCCCGGGGAGGGAAATGGATCAGTCCGATTGCGATGAAAATTGCCACCCGCCTCATGGGGCTGCTGCTGGCGGCCATTGCCTTCCAATTTCTGCTCAACGCCCTGATGGAATTGCACAAGAGCGGTTACTTTTAG
- a CDS encoding replication-associated recombination protein A → MAQDDLFAAAESGAPAASAAGEGAAMHAAPLAARMRPRTLEEFVGQQHLLAPGLLLRRAIESDRIQSLIFYGPPGTGKTTLARIIARHTRCHFERLSGVESNVADMRRVLAAAAYRLQQTGQPTVLFVDEIHRFNKAQQDVLLPEVENGAIRLIGATTHNPFFFVNSPLVSRSQIFELQPLSEEELLVVLRRALADRERGLGGMPLRAEEEALRHLARVADGDARKALNALEIAALTTPAGPDGVIHLTLAVAEQSIQKKAIVYDGDGDAHYDTISAFIKSVRGSDPDAALYWLAKMIHAGEDPRFITRRLMILAAEDVGLADPMALVLAVAAHQAAEFIGWPEARIPIAEATVYLATAYKSNSAYLAIDAALEDVRSGRTLPVPKALQDTHYAGAARLGHGEGYEYAHDHPGHFVAQDYLGAVRHYYQPGTLGTEKKIKERLDYWRAQLDAAKQGGTTAAGPPSKPPPT, encoded by the coding sequence ATGGCGCAGGACGACTTGTTTGCCGCGGCGGAATCGGGTGCGCCGGCGGCGTCGGCCGCCGGGGAGGGCGCCGCCATGCACGCGGCCCCGCTGGCGGCGCGCATGCGGCCGAGGACGCTGGAGGAATTTGTTGGGCAGCAGCACCTTCTGGCCCCCGGCCTATTGTTGCGGCGGGCCATCGAGTCGGATCGCATACAATCGCTGATTTTCTACGGGCCGCCGGGGACGGGCAAAACCACGCTGGCGCGGATCATCGCCCGGCACACGCGCTGCCATTTTGAACGCCTGAGCGGGGTGGAGTCGAATGTGGCCGACATGCGGCGGGTGCTGGCGGCGGCGGCCTACCGGCTGCAGCAGACGGGCCAGCCGACGGTGCTGTTTGTGGACGAGATTCACCGCTTCAACAAGGCGCAGCAGGATGTGCTGCTGCCGGAGGTGGAAAACGGCGCGATCCGGCTCATTGGGGCCACGACGCACAATCCGTTTTTCTTTGTGAATTCGCCGCTGGTGTCGCGCTCGCAGATTTTCGAGCTGCAGCCGTTGAGCGAGGAGGAATTGCTGGTGGTGCTGCGGCGGGCTTTGGCGGATCGGGAGCGGGGGCTGGGGGGGATGCCGTTGCGGGCGGAGGAGGAGGCGCTGCGCCACCTGGCGCGGGTGGCCGATGGCGATGCGCGCAAGGCGTTGAATGCGCTGGAGATTGCCGCCCTGACCACCCCCGCCGGGCCCGATGGTGTCATCCACCTCACCCTGGCGGTGGCCGAGCAGAGCATCCAGAAGAAGGCCATTGTTTATGACGGGGACGGGGACGCGCATTACGACACGATTTCGGCGTTCATCAAGTCGGTGCGGGGCAGCGATCCGGATGCGGCCTTGTACTGGCTGGCCAAGATGATCCATGCCGGGGAAGATCCGCGGTTCATTACGCGGCGGCTGATGATCCTGGCGGCGGAGGATGTGGGGCTGGCCGATCCCATGGCGCTGGTGCTGGCGGTGGCGGCGCATCAGGCGGCGGAGTTTATTGGGTGGCCGGAGGCGCGCATTCCGATTGCCGAGGCCACGGTGTACCTGGCCACGGCGTACAAAAGCAACAGCGCCTACCTGGCGATTGATGCGGCGTTGGAGGATGTGCGCTCCGGGCGCACGCTGCCGGTGCCGAAGGCGTTGCAGGACACGCATTACGCCGGGGCGGCCCGGCTGGGACATGGCGAGGGTTATGAGTATGCCCATGATCATCCCGGGCACTTTGTGGCGCAGGACTATTTGGGGGCGGTGCGGCATTATTACCAGCCCGGCACGCTGGGGACGGAGAAGAAGATCAAAGAACGGCTGGATTATTGGCGGGCCCAGTTGGACGCGGCCAAGCAAGGCGGGACCACGGCGGCAGGCCCGCCGTCCAAACCGCCCCCGACATAA
- a CDS encoding 5-formyltetrahydrofolate cyclo-ligase codes for MNAADIKAQWRRQMRERLRQVPAAERFEASAAVVKLVRAQAGWRQAAGVLLYSALPDELDLSALLQAALAEGKRVGLPAYDAGAGQYAVREVWDLEKGWVAGRYGIREPGPENPKISLKLLDLAMVPALGFNQNGVRLGRGAGYYDRLLAGFTGRKWGVGYAWQVGLEFPGEPQDVAMEAVATPLGLQMFGAAGTT; via the coding sequence ATGAACGCAGCGGACATCAAAGCCCAATGGCGGCGGCAGATGCGGGAGCGATTGCGGCAAGTGCCTGCGGCCGAGCGGTTTGAGGCCTCGGCGGCGGTGGTGAAGCTGGTGCGGGCGCAAGCGGGCTGGCGGCAGGCGGCGGGGGTGTTGCTGTATTCGGCCCTGCCGGATGAGCTGGACTTGAGCGCGCTGCTGCAGGCTGCCCTGGCCGAGGGCAAGCGGGTGGGGCTGCCGGCGTATGATGCCGGCGCCGGGCAGTATGCGGTGCGGGAGGTGTGGGATCTCGAGAAAGGTTGGGTGGCGGGCCGTTATGGCATACGGGAGCCAGGCCCGGAAAATCCAAAAATTTCGTTAAAGTTGCTGGACTTGGCCATGGTACCTGCGCTAGGTTTTAATCAGAATGGCGTCCGTTTGGGACGCGGGGCTGGATATTATGACCGGTTGCTGGCAGGCTTTACCGGTCGCAAGTGGGGCGTGGGATATGCCTGGCAGGTGGGCCTGGAATTTCCGGGCGAGCCGCAGGACGTGGCCATGGAGGCTGTGGCCACACCGTTGGGCCTCCAAATGTTTGGGGCCGCGGGTACAACATGA
- the rny gene encoding ribonuclease Y: MMLLAGIETPIGLAALAGGVMLGLLLARWREKCARTALAQQEQQILQNARREAEAITREARLAAAEEAMKLRTENEQAIAARRRELAEAEQRLTQREALLAQQLQAALEREASLETQKLECQRRAEALAQQQEDLAALMRQQRERLESLSHLSAEAARAELLREVEAESAQEAAALARRILDEARHTADEKARFIVSLAIQRYSGSLTFESTTATIALPGDEIKGRIIGREGRNIRAFENATGVTVLIDDTPNAVVLSGFDPVRREIAREAMQRLIQDGRIHPTRIEEVVAKVTQEMDETIYRYGEQAALRAGVNSLHPEIIKVLGRLHFRHSFSQNILEHSVEVAHLAGLMAGELGVDVALSKRAGLLHDIGKAVSHEVEGAHALVGAELIKRHGEPEVVVKAVAAHHGDVEVDGPISAILAAADAISASRPGARIETMTTYLKRVEDLERIGRSFAGVDKCFAVQAGRELRVLVQPERVDDAQALVLARNIARQIEEELQYPGQIKVVVLRETRCVELAK, translated from the coding sequence ATGATGTTATTGGCCGGAATTGAAACCCCGATCGGGTTGGCAGCCCTGGCCGGGGGTGTGATGCTGGGTTTGCTGCTGGCGCGCTGGCGGGAGAAATGTGCCCGCACGGCGCTGGCCCAGCAGGAGCAGCAAATCCTGCAAAACGCCCGCCGGGAGGCCGAAGCCATCACCCGTGAAGCGCGCCTGGCCGCCGCCGAGGAGGCCATGAAGCTGCGCACCGAGAACGAGCAGGCGATCGCTGCCCGCCGCCGTGAACTGGCCGAGGCCGAGCAGCGGCTCACCCAGCGCGAAGCCCTGCTGGCCCAGCAACTCCAGGCCGCCCTTGAGCGCGAAGCTTCGCTGGAAACCCAAAAACTGGAATGTCAACGCCGGGCGGAGGCCCTGGCCCAGCAGCAGGAGGATTTGGCGGCCCTGATGCGTCAGCAGCGGGAGCGGCTGGAGTCCCTGTCCCACTTGAGCGCCGAGGCCGCCCGGGCGGAATTGTTGCGGGAGGTGGAGGCTGAGTCGGCCCAGGAGGCCGCCGCCCTGGCGCGGCGCATTTTGGATGAGGCGCGTCACACGGCGGATGAGAAGGCGCGTTTCATCGTGAGCCTGGCCATACAGCGGTACTCCGGCAGTTTGACCTTTGAATCCACGACGGCCACGATCGCCCTGCCGGGCGATGAAATCAAGGGGCGCATCATTGGGCGGGAGGGGCGCAACATTCGCGCCTTTGAGAACGCCACGGGGGTGACGGTGTTGATTGACGATACGCCGAACGCCGTGGTGTTGAGCGGCTTTGATCCGGTGCGGCGCGAGATAGCCCGGGAGGCGATGCAACGGCTCATTCAGGACGGGCGCATTCATCCCACGCGCATCGAGGAGGTGGTGGCCAAGGTCACGCAGGAGATGGATGAAACGATTTATCGTTATGGCGAGCAGGCGGCCCTGCGGGCGGGGGTGAACAGTCTGCATCCGGAGATCATCAAGGTGTTGGGGCGGTTGCATTTCCGGCACAGTTTTTCGCAAAACATCCTGGAGCATTCGGTGGAAGTGGCGCATCTGGCCGGGTTGATGGCGGGCGAGCTGGGGGTGGATGTGGCGTTGTCCAAGCGCGCCGGATTGCTGCATGACATCGGCAAGGCGGTGAGCCACGAAGTGGAGGGGGCCCATGCGCTGGTGGGGGCCGAGCTGATCAAGCGTCATGGCGAGCCGGAGGTGGTGGTGAAGGCGGTGGCGGCGCATCATGGGGATGTGGAGGTGGACGGGCCGATCAGCGCGATTCTGGCGGCGGCGGATGCCATCAGCGCCTCGCGTCCCGGGGCGCGCATCGAGACGATGACCACCTACCTCAAGCGCGTGGAGGATTTGGAGCGCATCGGGCGCTCGTTTGCCGGTGTGGACAAATGTTTTGCGGTGCAGGCCGGGCGCGAGCTGCGGGTGCTGGTGCAGCCGGAGCGGGTGGACGATGCGCAGGCGCTGGTGCTGGCGCGCAACATTGCCCGGCAGATCGAGGAGGAGCTGCAATATCCCGGCCAGATCAAGGTGGTGGTGCTGCGGGAAACCCGCTGCGTGGAGCTGGCCAAGTAA
- a CDS encoding Gfo/Idh/MocA family oxidoreductase, with amino-acid sequence MNRRQFLAASGATAAVTVLSANRLFAAELADMKKRVGLIGSGWYGKCDLWRLVQVAPVEIVSLCDVDQKMLAEAADMAAQRQLSKKRPRTYTDYREMLKEKDLDIVLIGTPDHWHALQTIAAIQAGADVYVQKPTSVDVVESQAMLAAARKHGRVVQVGTQRRSTPHLIEARDRVIKEGRLGRIGRVEICCYWHMRARGNPPDTPPPENLDYELWTGPAPMRPFCRFTHPRGWRAFMEYGNGIVGDMCIHMLDMVRWMLDLGWPKKIYSSGGILVDKASKANISDTQHAVFDYGDFQVVWNHRTWGDNPDKDYPWAATFYGEKGTLKASVFKYEFFPQGKDKPELRGEPLYEYEKYPEDRTEKDLEQHCASAIRWHMQDFLKAIANRGKPVADIEQGVTSTIACILANISMDLGRALVYDPATGKVVGDEEANRRLARPYRAPWVHPQPQQV; translated from the coding sequence ATGAACCGCCGTCAATTTCTCGCCGCCAGCGGCGCGACAGCCGCTGTCACCGTACTTTCTGCCAACCGCCTGTTTGCCGCCGAGCTGGCCGACATGAAAAAGCGTGTCGGGCTGATTGGCTCCGGCTGGTATGGGAAATGTGATTTGTGGCGGCTGGTGCAGGTGGCGCCGGTGGAGATTGTCTCGCTGTGCGATGTGGACCAGAAGATGCTCGCCGAGGCCGCCGACATGGCGGCGCAGCGGCAGCTCAGCAAGAAGCGGCCGCGGACGTACACCGATTACCGGGAGATGCTGAAGGAGAAGGACCTGGACATTGTCCTAATTGGGACGCCGGATCACTGGCATGCGCTGCAAACCATTGCGGCCATCCAGGCGGGGGCGGATGTGTACGTGCAAAAGCCCACCAGTGTGGACGTGGTGGAGAGCCAGGCCATGCTGGCCGCCGCGCGCAAACACGGGCGCGTGGTGCAGGTGGGCACGCAGCGCCGCAGCACGCCGCACCTCATCGAGGCCCGGGATCGGGTCATCAAGGAGGGGCGTCTGGGCAGGATTGGCCGCGTGGAGATTTGTTGTTACTGGCACATGCGCGCCCGGGGCAATCCGCCGGACACGCCGCCGCCGGAAAACCTGGACTACGAGCTGTGGACCGGCCCGGCGCCGATGCGGCCCTTCTGCCGCTTCACGCATCCGCGGGGCTGGCGGGCGTTTATGGAATATGGCAACGGCATCGTGGGCGACATGTGCATTCACATGCTCGACATGGTGCGCTGGATGCTGGATTTGGGGTGGCCCAAAAAGATTTACTCGAGCGGCGGCATCTTGGTGGACAAGGCCAGCAAGGCCAACATCAGCGACACCCAGCACGCCGTGTTTGACTATGGGGACTTCCAGGTGGTGTGGAATCACCGGACATGGGGGGACAATCCGGACAAGGATTATCCCTGGGCGGCCACCTTCTATGGGGAGAAAGGCACGCTCAAAGCCAGTGTGTTCAAGTACGAGTTTTTCCCGCAGGGCAAGGACAAGCCGGAGCTGCGCGGGGAGCCGTTGTACGAGTACGAGAAATACCCCGAAGACCGCACGGAAAAAGACTTGGAGCAGCATTGCGCCTCGGCCATCCGGTGGCACATGCAGGACTTTCTCAAGGCCATCGCCAACCGCGGGAAACCCGTGGCCGATATTGAGCAGGGCGTGACTTCCACCATTGCCTGCATCCTGGCCAACATTTCCATGGACTTGGGCCGCGCCCTGGTCTATGACCCGGCCACCGGCAAGGTGGTGGGCGATGAGGAGGCCAACCGGCGGCTGGCGCGTCCCTACCGCGCGCCGTGGGTGCATCCGCAGCCGCAGCAGGTGTAG
- a CDS encoding NUDIX domain-containing protein has translation MPKPPKRSRISAGLLMYRFRPDGPEVLLAHPGGPFFEQRDWGYWSIPKGEVEEGEDMLATAIREFYEETGIAVPATAEFEPLGQIQQKGGKVVHAWAVLGEIEPRNPPPSSTFELEWPPDSGQIQVFPEVDRIEFMPFELARRKIKITQVPLLNRLEERLKKGS, from the coding sequence ATGCCCAAACCGCCCAAACGTTCCCGCATCAGCGCCGGCCTGTTGATGTACCGGTTTCGGCCGGACGGGCCGGAGGTGTTGCTGGCGCATCCGGGGGGGCCATTTTTTGAACAGCGCGACTGGGGTTATTGGAGCATTCCCAAGGGGGAGGTGGAGGAGGGGGAGGACATGCTGGCCACGGCGATCCGGGAGTTTTACGAGGAAACGGGCATTGCCGTGCCGGCCACGGCGGAGTTTGAGCCGCTGGGGCAGATTCAACAGAAGGGCGGCAAGGTGGTGCATGCGTGGGCGGTGCTGGGGGAGATTGAGCCGCGGAATCCGCCGCCCAGCTCCACCTTTGAATTGGAATGGCCGCCGGACTCGGGGCAGATCCAGGTTTTTCCGGAGGTGGATCGGATTGAGTTCATGCCGTTTGAGCTGGCGCGGCGCAAGATCAAGATCACGCAGGTGCCCCTGCTGAACCGGCTGGAGGAGCGGTTGAAGAAAGGCTCTTGA
- the tgt gene encoding tRNA guanosine(34) transglycosylase Tgt: MFELLKTDPASKARLGRLHTPHGVVDTPVFMPVGTQASVKAIDPRELEEMGAQIILGNTYHLFIRPGLEILEQAGGLHRFMSWDKPILTDSGGFQGFSLASIRKIKAHGVEFRSHLDGSPLFLGPKEAMHIQRVLGSDIAMAFDECPPHDAPPRELRAAVDRTLRWALECREQPRAPGQQVFGIVQGGSVAHLREECAKKLVAMDFDGYAIGGVSVGEPEPEMMKAVEMTEPFLPAHKARYTMGLGTPAQMVELVARGVDMFDCVLPTRVARNGTAFTRRGTFSIKGGAYKADFRPIEEGCDCFACRRFTRAYIRHLLNVNEILGLRLVSVHNSHMYLRLMQDIRAHLQAGTFAEFRRDFVAHYVPTSRVLQARRQGLDDER, from the coding sequence ATGTTTGAATTGCTAAAAACCGATCCCGCCTCCAAGGCGCGGCTGGGGCGGCTGCATACCCCGCATGGCGTGGTGGATACCCCCGTCTTCATGCCGGTGGGCACCCAGGCCAGTGTCAAGGCCATTGACCCGCGTGAACTGGAGGAAATGGGCGCGCAAATCATCCTGGGCAACACCTATCATCTGTTCATCCGCCCCGGACTGGAAATCCTCGAGCAGGCCGGCGGCCTGCATCGGTTCATGAGCTGGGACAAACCCATTCTGACCGACAGCGGCGGTTTTCAGGGGTTCAGCCTGGCCAGCATCCGCAAAATCAAGGCGCACGGCGTGGAGTTTCGCTCCCATCTGGACGGCTCGCCGCTCTTCCTGGGGCCCAAAGAAGCCATGCACATCCAGCGGGTGCTCGGCTCGGACATCGCCATGGCCTTTGATGAATGCCCCCCTCACGACGCCCCCCCGCGCGAGCTGCGCGCCGCCGTGGACCGCACCCTCCGCTGGGCCTTGGAGTGCCGCGAGCAGCCCCGCGCGCCCGGCCAGCAGGTCTTTGGCATCGTTCAGGGCGGCTCCGTGGCCCATTTGCGCGAAGAATGCGCCAAAAAATTGGTGGCCATGGACTTCGACGGCTACGCCATCGGCGGCGTGAGCGTGGGCGAGCCGGAGCCGGAAATGATGAAGGCGGTGGAAATGACCGAGCCTTTTCTGCCGGCGCACAAAGCCCGCTACACCATGGGCCTCGGCACCCCCGCCCAAATGGTTGAGCTGGTGGCGCGGGGCGTGGACATGTTCGATTGCGTGCTGCCCACCCGCGTGGCCCGCAACGGCACCGCCTTCACCCGCCGCGGCACCTTCAGCATCAAAGGCGGGGCCTACAAGGCCGATTTCCGCCCCATCGAAGAGGGCTGTGATTGCTTTGCCTGCCGGCGATTCACCCGGGCCTACATCCGGCACCTGCTCAATGTGAACGAAATCCTGGGCCTGCGCCTGGTAAGCGTCCACAACAGCCACATGTACCTCCGCCTGATGCAGGACATCCGCGCCCACCTGCAGGCCGGCACCTTTGCCGAATTCCGGCGCGACTTTGTGGCCCACTACGTGCCCACCAGCCGCGTCCTGCAGGCCCGACGCCAGGGATTGGACGACGAGCGCTAG